One part of the Arabidopsis thaliana chromosome 4, partial sequence genome encodes these proteins:
- the IAGLU gene encoding indole-3-acetate beta-D-glucosyltransferase (indole-3-acetate beta-D-glucosyltransferase (IAGLU); FUNCTIONS IN: UDP-glycosyltransferase activity, transferase activity, transferring glycosyl groups; INVOLVED IN: metabolic process; LOCATED IN: chloroplast; EXPRESSED IN: 17 plant structures; EXPRESSED DURING: 7 growth stages; CONTAINS InterPro DOMAIN/s: UDP-glucuronosyl/UDP-glucosyltransferase (InterPro:IPR002213); BEST Arabidopsis thaliana protein match is: UDP-glucosyltransferase 75B1 (TAIR:AT1G05560.1); Has 30201 Blast hits to 17322 proteins in 780 species: Archae - 12; Bacteria - 1396; Metazoa - 17338; Fungi - 3422; Plants - 5037; Viruses - 0; Other Eukaryotes - 2996 (source: NCBI BLink).), giving the protein MANNNSNSPTGPHFLFVTFPAQGHINPSLELAKRLAGTISGARVTFAASISAYNRRMFSTENVPETLIFATYSDGHDDGFKSSAYSDKSRQDATGNFMSEMRRRGKETLTELIEDNRKQNRPFTCVVYTILLTWVAELAREFHLPSALLWVQPVTVFSIFYHYFNGYEDAISEMANTPSSSIKLPSLPLLTVRDIPSFIVSSNVYAFLLPAFREQIDSLKEEINPKILINTFQELEPEAMSSVPDNFKIVPVGPLLTLRTDFSSRGEYIEWLDTKADSSVLYVSFGTLAVLSKKQLVELCKALIQSRRPFLWVITDKSYRNKEDEQEKEEDCISSFREELDEIGMVVSWCDQFRVLNHRSIGCFVTHCGWNSTLESLVSGVPVVAFPQWNDQMMNAKLLEDCWKTGVRVMEKKEEEGVVVVDSEEIRRCIEEVMEDKAEEFRGNATRWKDLAAEAVREGGSSFNHLKAFVDEHM; this is encoded by the coding sequence atggCCAACAACAATTCCAACTCTCCCACCGGTCCACACTTTCTATTCGTAACATTTCCAGCCCAAGGTCACATCAACCCATCTCTCGAGCTAGCCAAACGCCTCGCCGGAACAATCTCTGGTGCTCGAGTCACCTTCGCCGCCTCAATCTCTGCCTACAACCGCCGCATGTTCTCTACAGAAAACGTCcccgaaaccctaatcttcGCTACCTACTCCGATGGCCACGACGACGGTTTCAAATCCTCTGCTTACTCCGACAAATCTCGTCAAGACGCCACTGGAAACTTCATGTCTGAGATGAGACGACGTGGCAAAGAGACACTAACCGAACTAATCGAAGATAACCGGAAACAAAACAGGCCTTTTACTTGCGTGGTTTACACGATTCTCCTCACTTGGGTCGCTGAGCTAGCGCGTGAGTTTCATCTTCCTTCTGCTCTTCTTTGGGTCCAACCAGTAACagtcttctccattttttaCCATTACTTCAATGGCTACGAAGATGCAATCTCAGAGATGGCTAATACCCCCTCTAGTTCTATTAAATTACCTTCTCTGCCACTGCTTACTGTCCGTGATATTCCTTCTTTCATTGTCTCTTCCAATGTCTACGCGTTTCTTCTACCCGCGTTTCGAGAACAGATTGATTCACTGAAGGAAGAAATAAACCCTAAGATCCTCATCAACACTTTCCAAGAGCTTGAGCCAGAAGCCATGAGCTCGGTTCCAGATAATTTCAAGATTGTCCCTGTCGGTCCGTTACTAACGTTGAGAACGGATTTTTCGAGTCGCGGTGAATACATAGAGTGGTTGGATACTAAAGCGGATTCGTCTGTGCTTTATGTTTCGTTCGGGACGCTTGCCGTGTTGAGCAAGAAACAGCTTGTGGAGCTTTGTAAAGCGTTGATACAAAGTCGGAGACCATTCTTGTGGGTGATTACGGATAAGTCGTACagaaataaagaagatgagcaagagaaggaagaagattgcaTAAGTAGTTTCAGAGAAGAGCTCGATGAGATAGGAATGGTGGTTTCATGGTGTGAtcagtttagggttttgaatcATAGATCGATAGGTTGTTTCGTGACGCATTGCGGGTGGAACTCTACGCTGGAGAGCTTGGTTTCAGGAGTTCCGGTGGTGGCGTTTCCGCAATGGAATGATCAGATGATGAACGCGAAGCTTTTAGAAGATTGTTGGAAAACAGGTGTAagagtgatggagaagaaggaagaagaaggagttgTGGTGGTGGATAGTGAGGAGATACGGCGGTGCATTGAGGAAGTTATGGAAGACAAGGCGGAGGAGTTTAGAGGAAATGCCACGAGGTGGAAGGATTTAGCGGCGGAGGCTGTGAGAGAAGGAGGCTCTTCCTTTAATCATCTCAAAGCTTTTGTCGATGAGCACATGTGA